A region from the Myxococcus virescens genome encodes:
- a CDS encoding 3-hydroxyacyl-CoA dehydrogenase family protein — protein sequence MTDKRLKRIGMVGGGAMGCGIALELAIAGRQVVLYNTRADSSERARAKLERDASLMVETGLLAPEQAPAALGRIRRTTVLAEAAAEQDLIIESIPEDLALKQQLFRELDRLAAPDTLLATNTTALSVTAIARDCTRPERVLSAHYYLPAHLIPLVDIIPGEKTSPDAVETVRRFIEELGKSPVVFSRDVPGSVGPRLQQALIGEAIRLVHEGVATPEMVDRVLTQGVGRRLGASGVFDRLDLVGLDFMTALLRGTGRPVPPVLAQKVERGELGQKTGQGFYAWTPESTDAYEERMARHLATQLREDRASGRLRTPTAELAE from the coding sequence ATGACAGACAAGCGGCTGAAGAGGATTGGCATGGTGGGCGGGGGCGCCATGGGGTGCGGTATCGCGCTCGAGCTCGCCATCGCCGGCAGGCAGGTGGTGCTCTACAACACGCGCGCCGACAGCAGCGAGCGGGCGCGCGCGAAGCTGGAGCGAGACGCATCGCTGATGGTGGAGACGGGCCTGCTCGCCCCCGAGCAGGCTCCCGCCGCGCTCGGACGCATCCGCCGCACCACCGTGCTCGCCGAGGCCGCCGCGGAGCAGGACCTGATCATCGAGTCCATCCCCGAGGACCTCGCCCTCAAGCAGCAGCTCTTCCGCGAGTTGGACCGGCTCGCGGCCCCCGACACCCTGCTCGCCACCAACACCACCGCGTTGAGCGTGACGGCCATCGCCCGGGACTGCACGCGGCCCGAGCGCGTCCTCTCTGCCCACTACTACCTGCCCGCGCACCTCATCCCGCTGGTGGACATCATCCCCGGCGAGAAGACGTCCCCCGACGCGGTGGAGACGGTGCGGCGGTTCATTGAGGAGCTGGGCAAGTCGCCGGTGGTGTTCTCCAGGGACGTGCCGGGCTCGGTGGGTCCGCGCCTGCAGCAGGCCCTCATCGGCGAGGCCATTCGGCTGGTACACGAGGGCGTGGCCACGCCGGAGATGGTGGACCGCGTGCTCACCCAGGGCGTCGGACGGCGCCTGGGCGCTTCGGGAGTCTTCGACCGGCTGGACCTGGTGGGGCTGGACTTCATGACGGCCCTCCTCCGCGGCACCGGCCGCCCCGTGCCGCCCGTGCTCGCGCAGAAGGTGGAGCGGGGCGAGCTGGGGCAGAAGACGGGCCAGGGCTTCTACGCCTGGACGCCTGAGTCCACCGACGCCTACGAGGAGCGCATGGCCCGCCACCTCGCCACCCAGCTTCGTGAGGACCGGGCGTCAGGCCGCCTCCGCACTCCAACAGCGGAGCTCGCGGAATGA